Within Pseudomonas tructae, the genomic segment TGGCCAGCCCTACGACTTTGCCCGCAACGGCATTCTCGATGCCCTGGGCCTGCTCAATGGCACTACGCCCAAGTCGGTGCCGATCTACCTCAAGAGCCTGACCGGCAGCAACGTCGCCGCCGGCCTCTACCAGGAAACCCTGTCGGTGTACTGGAACATCAGCTATTGCTGGGGGATTGGTATCGGCACCATCTGCCTGGGCCGGCAGAACCTTACCGGCACCACCAGCCTGACGGTGAGCGTAACGGTGACCAACGACTGCCAGATCACCAGCCCCAACATCAGTTTCGGCAACGCCCCGGTGGTGGCAGGCTTCAGTACGGTCAGCAGCAACGTCAACGTCTCCTGCACCAAGGGCAGCAACTATACCGTGGGGCTGGACGATGGCCAGAATGTGTCCGCCGGGCGCCGACGGATGAAGTCGGCGGCCAACAACTACCTGGCCTATGACATCTTCAAAAGCGCCGGCAGTGTGCGCTGGGGCAGCCTGACCACGGCCCGTCGGGCCAGTACCGACGCCGATATCAACCCTGGCGCGGGCACCGGCACCGGCAGCCAGATCTTCAACTACAACGCCAAGGTCTACACCGACCAGGCCACACCACCCGCCGGTACCTACCTGGACAACGT encodes:
- a CDS encoding Csu type fimbrial protein, with amino-acid sequence MKRLLTLLALLASAQAQALCSVIDTAPASFGSVSSTLVRNAVQSASTLNGGLQCTGSLVSLLASDDHFYATFTPPVGSTGMVGPTGDVIAYTLYANNTTNFAITRGQPYDFARNGILDALGLLNGTTPKSVPIYLKSLTGSNVAAGLYQETLSVYWNISYCWGIGIGTICLGRQNLTGTTSLTVSVTVTNDCQITSPNISFGNAPVVAGFSTVSSNVNVSCTKGSNYTVGLDDGQNVSAGRRRMKSAANNYLAYDIFKSAGSVRWGSLTTARRASTDADINPGAGTGTGSQIFNYNAKVYTDQATPPAGTYLDNVILDVQF